One window of Desulfovibrio subterraneus genomic DNA carries:
- a CDS encoding DVU0772 family protein: MGLLSQFGHLDIDWNLSPEHAVTMYLEWGNNNWHAEYPPVRSKADYSTYFVVDMWGEKPVVRLVRRNSEAAEELVTLQLPNRLANKLLEEYGDLKCIMEPTKEIKAWLRKELGHD; encoded by the coding sequence ATGGGTCTTCTTTCTCAGTTCGGTCATCTGGATATAGACTGGAACCTCAGCCCCGAGCACGCAGTTACCATGTATCTTGAATGGGGCAACAATAACTGGCATGCGGAATATCCGCCTGTCCGGTCCAAGGCCGACTATTCCACCTATTTCGTGGTTGACATGTGGGGAGAAAAGCCCGTTGTCCGCCTTGTACGCCGCAACTCTGAAGCTGCGGAAGAATTGGTAACCCTTCAGCTCCCCAACCGTCTGGCAAACAAGCTGCTGGAAGAATACGGCGACCTGAAGTGCATCATGGAACCTACCAAGGAAATCAAGGCATGGCTCCGCAAGGAACTCGGCCACGACTAG
- a CDS encoding methyl-accepting chemotaxis protein — MITERFAMLSLVAGICAVILVSVGALVAGGAVELWLLAVALVSVICMALGLFGVKRASTSLGDIEKFATAMTDGDFSARFGSAEAGAPAKAVEALAAAFLREMGLKKGIVEGLPTPFLLVDTKERALYTNKACMEMLEIDATPESQYGRTLAEIFYNDKSRKTAVGQSIDNGKVFKNLEVTINGHKGGVRHVLANVYPLYDMGGKCIGGFCLYLDMTTLKQKEAEICSHNEMISRSAAQATDISNSLAAAAEELSAQVEQSTAASRLQQERTREVSHSMEQMNASVVEVAKGAGNVASLAESARSKAQEGARVVDDSRKLTERVYADAVRLKDDMDMLGEQAESIGTVIGVINDIADQTNLLALNAAIEAARAGEYGRGFAVVADEVRKLAEKTMQATKEVTSAIGSIQESTHKSRSSSESTASAIKENAQLALASGKMLEEIVQLVEKTADHVRDIAAAAEQQSAASDEIVASTEYISRSADENAHAMHESALAVQELARRAADLKTIIAEMKAHSSETCDMDE; from the coding sequence ATGATAACCGAGAGATTTGCCATGCTGAGTCTGGTGGCCGGAATATGCGCAGTCATCCTTGTGTCTGTGGGAGCCCTTGTTGCCGGTGGTGCGGTTGAACTGTGGCTTCTCGCTGTAGCGCTGGTTTCGGTCATCTGCATGGCCTTGGGTCTGTTTGGAGTGAAGAGAGCATCCACCTCTCTGGGGGATATTGAAAAATTTGCCACCGCCATGACCGACGGTGATTTTTCGGCCCGGTTCGGCAGTGCTGAAGCGGGTGCTCCTGCCAAGGCAGTGGAGGCGCTTGCCGCAGCATTCTTGCGCGAAATGGGGCTGAAGAAAGGGATAGTGGAAGGGCTGCCTACCCCGTTCCTGCTGGTGGATACCAAGGAACGCGCCTTGTACACCAACAAGGCCTGCATGGAGATGCTCGAAATTGATGCCACTCCTGAAAGCCAGTATGGCCGCACACTTGCCGAAATCTTCTACAACGACAAGTCACGCAAGACTGCGGTAGGGCAGTCCATTGATAACGGCAAGGTTTTCAAAAACCTTGAAGTGACCATCAACGGCCACAAGGGCGGCGTACGCCACGTGCTTGCCAACGTGTATCCCCTTTATGACATGGGTGGTAAGTGTATCGGTGGCTTCTGCCTGTATCTGGATATGACGACCCTGAAGCAGAAGGAAGCAGAGATATGCTCGCATAACGAGATGATATCGCGCTCTGCTGCGCAGGCCACGGATATTTCCAACAGCCTTGCCGCTGCGGCGGAAGAGCTTTCCGCGCAGGTTGAGCAGTCCACTGCGGCCAGCCGTCTGCAGCAGGAACGTACCCGCGAGGTTTCCCACTCCATGGAGCAGATGAATGCGTCTGTGGTAGAAGTGGCCAAGGGCGCGGGCAATGTGGCCAGCCTTGCCGAGTCCGCACGCTCCAAGGCGCAGGAAGGCGCCCGCGTAGTGGACGATTCGCGCAAGCTGACTGAACGTGTGTATGCAGATGCCGTACGCCTCAAGGACGATATGGATATGCTGGGCGAACAGGCAGAGAGCATTGGCACTGTTATCGGTGTTATCAACGATATTGCGGACCAGACCAACCTTCTTGCATTGAACGCCGCCATCGAGGCCGCCCGTGCCGGCGAATACGGCCGTGGTTTTGCCGTTGTTGCCGATGAAGTACGCAAGCTTGCTGAAAAAACCATGCAGGCCACCAAAGAAGTGACCTCGGCCATCGGCAGTATTCAGGAGAGCACGCACAAGAGCAGGTCGTCTTCTGAAAGTACTGCCAGCGCCATCAAGGAAAACGCCCAGCTTGCCCTTGCTTCCGGCAAGATGCTGGAAGAGATTGTGCAGCTTGTGGAAAAAACTGCGGACCATGTGCGCGACATCGCAGCCGCTGCGGAACAGCAGTCTGCGGCCAGTGACGAGATTGTCGCTTCCACCGAGTACATTTCCCGTTCAGCGGATGAAAATGCTCACGCCATGCATGAATCTGCTCTTGCCGTGCAGGAATTGGCCCGCAGGGCGGCGGATCTGAAGACCATCATTGCAGAAATGAAGGCGCACTCGTCTGAAACTTGCGACATGGATGAATGA